One window of Cervus elaphus chromosome 2, mCerEla1.1, whole genome shotgun sequence genomic DNA carries:
- the MRPL23 gene encoding 39S ribosomal protein L23, mitochondrial isoform X1: protein MARNVLYPLYQLGNPQLRVFRTNFFIQLVRPGTAQPEDTVQFRIPMEMTRVDLKNYLERIYSVPVAAVRTRVQHGSSRRRDHRNVGIKQPDYKVAYVQLAHGQTFTFPDLFPKGKQSGGRPTDEDLRDQVLEEQRRLQSPDPRRGGVPGWFGL, encoded by the exons ATGGCGCGGAACGTGCT GTACCCTCTGTACCAGCTGGGCAACCCCCAGCTCCGGGTCTTCCGCACCAACTTCTTCATCCAGCTGGTGCGGCCCGGCACGGCCCAGCCTGAGGACACTGTGCAGTTCCGGATCCCCATGGA GATGACCAGAGTGGATCTCAAGAACTACCTCGAGCGCATCTACAGCGTGCCGGTGGCTGCCGTGCGGACCAGGGTACAGCACG GCTCCAGCAGGAGGAGGGACCACAGGAACGTCGGGATAAAGCAGCCCGATTACAAGGTGGCGTACGTGCAGCTG GCACACGGGCAGACCTTCACGTTCCCAGATCTGTTTCCCAAGGGAAAGCAGTCCGGAGGCCGCCCCACAGACGAGGACCTCCGGGACCAGGTGCTGGAGGAGCAGCGGCGGCTCCAGAGCCCCGACCCGCGGCGCGGGGGCGTCCCGGGCTGGTTTGGCCTGTGA
- the MRPL23 gene encoding 39S ribosomal protein L23, mitochondrial isoform X3, which produces MEMTRVDLKNYLERIYSVPVAAVRTRVQHGSSRRRDHRNVGIKQPDYKVAYVQLAHGQTFTFPDLFPKGKQSGGRPTDEDLRDQVLEEQRRLQSPDPRRGGVPGWFGL; this is translated from the exons ATGGA GATGACCAGAGTGGATCTCAAGAACTACCTCGAGCGCATCTACAGCGTGCCGGTGGCTGCCGTGCGGACCAGGGTACAGCACG GCTCCAGCAGGAGGAGGGACCACAGGAACGTCGGGATAAAGCAGCCCGATTACAAGGTGGCGTACGTGCAGCTG GCACACGGGCAGACCTTCACGTTCCCAGATCTGTTTCCCAAGGGAAAGCAGTCCGGAGGCCGCCCCACAGACGAGGACCTCCGGGACCAGGTGCTGGAGGAGCAGCGGCGGCTCCAGAGCCCCGACCCGCGGCGCGGGGGCGTCCCGGGCTGGTTTGGCCTGTGA
- the MRPL23 gene encoding 39S ribosomal protein L23, mitochondrial isoform X2 → MARNVLYPLYQLGNPQLRVFRTNFFIQLVRPGTAQPEDTVQFRIPMEMTRVDLKNYLERIYSVPVAAVRTRVQHGSSRRRDHRNVGIKQPDYKAHGQTFTFPDLFPKGKQSGGRPTDEDLRDQVLEEQRRLQSPDPRRGGVPGWFGL, encoded by the exons ATGGCGCGGAACGTGCT GTACCCTCTGTACCAGCTGGGCAACCCCCAGCTCCGGGTCTTCCGCACCAACTTCTTCATCCAGCTGGTGCGGCCCGGCACGGCCCAGCCTGAGGACACTGTGCAGTTCCGGATCCCCATGGA GATGACCAGAGTGGATCTCAAGAACTACCTCGAGCGCATCTACAGCGTGCCGGTGGCTGCCGTGCGGACCAGGGTACAGCACG GCTCCAGCAGGAGGAGGGACCACAGGAACGTCGGGATAAAGCAGCCCGATTACAAG GCACACGGGCAGACCTTCACGTTCCCAGATCTGTTTCCCAAGGGAAAGCAGTCCGGAGGCCGCCCCACAGACGAGGACCTCCGGGACCAGGTGCTGGAGGAGCAGCGGCGGCTCCAGAGCCCCGACCCGCGGCGCGGGGGCGTCCCGGGCTGGTTTGGCCTGTGA